From a single Canis aureus isolate CA01 chromosome 5, VMU_Caureus_v.1.0, whole genome shotgun sequence genomic region:
- the LOC144314951 gene encoding uncharacterized protein LOC144314951 isoform X2: MAVGNINELPESILLELFTHIPARQLLLRCRPVCSLWRDLIDLVTLWKRKCLREGFITEDWDQPVADWKIFYFLRSLHRNLLHNPCAEEGFEFWSLDVNGGDEWKVEDLSGDQRKEFPNDQHLPQVPGGGPQGRRVLGGADGHHTAGHRGQGLVRSQAGLRVQVPAVRSAPVVSTRTPGDLPARPGNHPAEERCQVEGGLSHVLQLPARRPLHLVSARRRGHSLLGRLVRPEGHQQQHHHRAPAALTPPKL; encoded by the exons ATGGCCGTGGGGAACATCAACGAGCTGCCCGAGAGCATCCTGCTGGAGCTGTTCACGCACATCCCTGCCCGCCAGCTGCTGCTGCGCTGCCGCCCGGTCTGCAGCCTCTGGCGGGACCTCATCGACCTGGTGACCCTCTGGAAGCGCAAGTGCCTGCGGGAGGGCTTCATCACCGAGGACTGGGACCAGCCTGTGGCCGACTGGAAGATCTTCTACTTCCTACGCAGCCTCCACAGGAACCTGCTGCACAACCCGTGTGCTGAAG AGGGCTTTGAATTCTGGAGCCTGGACGTGAATGGAGGTGATGAGTGGAAGGTGGAGGATCTCTCTGGAGACCAGAGGAAGGAATTCCCCAATGACCAG CACCTGCCTCAAGTCCCAGGTGGTGGACCTCAAGGCCGAAGGGTATTGGGAGGAGCTGATGGACACCACACGGCCGGACATCGAGGTCAAGGACTG GTTCGCAGCCAGGCCGGACTGCGGGTCCAAGTACCAGCTGTGCGTTCAGCTCCTGTCGTCAGCACACGCACCCCTGGGGACCTTCCAGCCAGACCCGGCAACCATCCAGCAGAAGAGCGATGCCAAGTGGAGGGAG gTCTCTCACACGTTCTCCAACTACCCGCCCGGCGTCCGCTACATCTGGTTTCAGCACGGCGGCGTGGACACTCACTACTGGGCCGGCTGGTACGGCCCGAGGGTCACCAACAGCAGCATCACCATCGGGCCCCCGCTGCCTTGACGCCCCCCAAGCTCTGA
- the LOC144314951 gene encoding F-box only protein 44 isoform X1, with protein sequence MAVGNINELPESILLELFTHIPARQLLLRCRPVCSLWRDLIDLVTLWKRKCLREGFITEDWDQPVADWKIFYFLRSLHRNLLHNPCAEEGFEFWSLDVNGGDEWKVEDLSGDQRKEFPNDQVKKYFVTSYYTCLKSQVVDLKAEGYWEELMDTTRPDIEVKDWFAARPDCGSKYQLCVQLLSSAHAPLGTFQPDPATIQQKSDAKWREVSHTFSNYPPGVRYIWFQHGGVDTHYWAGWYGPRVTNSSITIGPPLP encoded by the exons ATGGCCGTGGGGAACATCAACGAGCTGCCCGAGAGCATCCTGCTGGAGCTGTTCACGCACATCCCTGCCCGCCAGCTGCTGCTGCGCTGCCGCCCGGTCTGCAGCCTCTGGCGGGACCTCATCGACCTGGTGACCCTCTGGAAGCGCAAGTGCCTGCGGGAGGGCTTCATCACCGAGGACTGGGACCAGCCTGTGGCCGACTGGAAGATCTTCTACTTCCTACGCAGCCTCCACAGGAACCTGCTGCACAACCCGTGTGCTGAAG AGGGCTTTGAATTCTGGAGCCTGGACGTGAATGGAGGTGATGAGTGGAAGGTGGAGGATCTCTCTGGAGACCAGAGGAAGGAATTCCCCAATGACCAGGTCAAGAAATACTTCGTGACTTCTTATTA CACCTGCCTCAAGTCCCAGGTGGTGGACCTCAAGGCCGAAGGGTATTGGGAGGAGCTGATGGACACCACACGGCCGGACATCGAGGTCAAGGACTG GTTCGCAGCCAGGCCGGACTGCGGGTCCAAGTACCAGCTGTGCGTTCAGCTCCTGTCGTCAGCACACGCACCCCTGGGGACCTTCCAGCCAGACCCGGCAACCATCCAGCAGAAGAGCGATGCCAAGTGGAGGGAG gTCTCTCACACGTTCTCCAACTACCCGCCCGGCGTCCGCTACATCTGGTTTCAGCACGGCGGCGTGGACACTCACTACTGGGCCGGCTGGTACGGCCCGAGGGTCACCAACAGCAGCATCACCATCGGGCCCCCGCTGCCTTGA
- the FBXO2 gene encoding F-box only protein 2 isoform X2, with translation MDGDGEPESVSQPEEEVSPEGQPEEAEAASGGEERPEAEAEAEAGAAAHLDELPEPLLLRVLAELPAAQLVQACRLVCLRWKELVDGGPLWLLKCQQEGLVPEGGAEGERDHWQQFYFLSKRRRNLLRNPCGEEDLEGWCDVEHGGDGWRVEELPGDCGVEFIHDESVKKYFASSFEWCRKAQVIDLQAEGYWEELLDTTQPAIVAKDWYSGRSDAGCLYELTVRLLSEHEDVLAEFSSGQVAVPPDGDDGGWVQISHTFTDYGPGVRFVRFEHGGQDSVYWKGWFGARVTNSSVWVEP, from the exons ATGGACGGGGACGGTGAACCAG AGAGCGTGAGCCAGCCGGAGGAGGAGGTGAGCCCGGAGGGGCAGCcggaggaggcggaggcggcgaGCGGCGGGGAGGAGCGGCccgaggcggaggcggaggcggaggcgggggcggccgcGCACCTGGACGAGCTGCCCGAGCCGCTGCTGCTGCGCGTCCTGGCGGAGCTGCCGGCCGCCCAGCTGGTGCAGGCCTGCCGCCTGGTGTGCCTGCGCTGGAAGGAGCTGGTGGACGGCGGCCCTCTCTGGCTGCTCAAGTGCCAGCAGGAGGGGCTGGTGCCCGAGGGCGGCGCGGAGGGCGAGCGCGACCACTGGCAGCAGTTCTACTTCCTGAGCAAGCGGCGGCGCAACCTGCTGCGCAATCCGTGCGGGGAAG AGGACCTGGAGGGCTGGTGCGACGTGGAGCACGGCGGGGACGGCTGGAGGGTGGAGGAGCTGCCCGGAGACTGTGGGGTGGAGTTCATCCACGATGAGAGCGTCAAGAAGTACTTCGCCTCCTCCTTTGA GTGGTGTCGCAAAGCGCAGGTCATCGACCTGCAGGCCGAGGGCTACTGGGAGGAGCTGCTGGACACCACTCAGCCTGCGATCGTGGCGAAGGACTG GTACTCGGGCCGCAGCGACGCGGGCTGCCTGTACGAGCTCACGGTGAGGCTGCTGTCGGAGCACGAGGACGTGCTGGCCGAGTTCAGCAGCGGCCAGGTGGCTGTGCCCCCCGACGGCGACGACGGGGGCTGGGTGCAG ATCTCCCACACCTTCACCGACTACGGGCCCGGCGTCCGCTTCGTCCGCTTCGAGCACGGGGGCCAGGACTCGGTCTACTGGAAGGGCTGGTTCGGGGCTCGGGTGACCAACAGCAGCGTGTGGgtggagccctga
- the FBXO2 gene encoding F-box only protein 2 isoform X1: MVVNGGPGAGLPGFKSRPRPRIRCVILESVSQPEEEVSPEGQPEEAEAASGGEERPEAEAEAEAGAAAHLDELPEPLLLRVLAELPAAQLVQACRLVCLRWKELVDGGPLWLLKCQQEGLVPEGGAEGERDHWQQFYFLSKRRRNLLRNPCGEEDLEGWCDVEHGGDGWRVEELPGDCGVEFIHDESVKKYFASSFEWCRKAQVIDLQAEGYWEELLDTTQPAIVAKDWYSGRSDAGCLYELTVRLLSEHEDVLAEFSSGQVAVPPDGDDGGWVQISHTFTDYGPGVRFVRFEHGGQDSVYWKGWFGARVTNSSVWVEP, encoded by the exons ATGGTGGTTAATGGCGGCCCTGGAGCcggactgcctgggttcaagtccagGCCCCGACCACGCATTcgctgtgtgatcctgg AGAGCGTGAGCCAGCCGGAGGAGGAGGTGAGCCCGGAGGGGCAGCcggaggaggcggaggcggcgaGCGGCGGGGAGGAGCGGCccgaggcggaggcggaggcggaggcgggggcggccgcGCACCTGGACGAGCTGCCCGAGCCGCTGCTGCTGCGCGTCCTGGCGGAGCTGCCGGCCGCCCAGCTGGTGCAGGCCTGCCGCCTGGTGTGCCTGCGCTGGAAGGAGCTGGTGGACGGCGGCCCTCTCTGGCTGCTCAAGTGCCAGCAGGAGGGGCTGGTGCCCGAGGGCGGCGCGGAGGGCGAGCGCGACCACTGGCAGCAGTTCTACTTCCTGAGCAAGCGGCGGCGCAACCTGCTGCGCAATCCGTGCGGGGAAG AGGACCTGGAGGGCTGGTGCGACGTGGAGCACGGCGGGGACGGCTGGAGGGTGGAGGAGCTGCCCGGAGACTGTGGGGTGGAGTTCATCCACGATGAGAGCGTCAAGAAGTACTTCGCCTCCTCCTTTGA GTGGTGTCGCAAAGCGCAGGTCATCGACCTGCAGGCCGAGGGCTACTGGGAGGAGCTGCTGGACACCACTCAGCCTGCGATCGTGGCGAAGGACTG GTACTCGGGCCGCAGCGACGCGGGCTGCCTGTACGAGCTCACGGTGAGGCTGCTGTCGGAGCACGAGGACGTGCTGGCCGAGTTCAGCAGCGGCCAGGTGGCTGTGCCCCCCGACGGCGACGACGGGGGCTGGGTGCAG ATCTCCCACACCTTCACCGACTACGGGCCCGGCGTCCGCTTCGTCCGCTTCGAGCACGGGGGCCAGGACTCGGTCTACTGGAAGGGCTGGTTCGGGGCTCGGGTGACCAACAGCAGCGTGTGGgtggagccctga